One Brassica napus cultivar Da-Ae unplaced genomic scaffold, Da-Ae ScsIHWf_168;HRSCAF=305, whole genome shotgun sequence genomic window carries:
- the LOC125598286 gene encoding uncharacterized protein LOC125598286, which translates to MNPNFNCTVSSSDIRKYPRRLYEVGKTPVQSRSMNHSCYLSNIQTVREELGEDVWSELRESAIGVIVKLKELPYIWSAKVVHHFLANQLAIESSHEIWSLIDDSMPLRFSLYEFGEITGLNCDPFDKHDVWDVDHQEFWLEMNVPTSDGPTLLELQAILPICRNWPREKRVMIGLLCLLSIGIFGISSNSRIPLHCAKRVMDTAAFQRYPWGRIGFSSLVDSIKVLTYEAEKSYTLHGCVHVLLIWVYESVPGLGEIYGNRIDGADVPLLSWKGSRTRINFSDFCAQEKRKYPKVRVRHMIMKPVEDIYPKWDNDKIYTDLDNMIKDILNGQLNEKFWDAVPTTKCQKRKNGVAASVVPNQRPSTMRRKDKEPADGSEASDIAAAHNVAISGLAELVKILTAKMEGIDDSVADKVTKALDATIDSKVKARVRAYESDLRNQIAKLEAQINDSKNNADVNIAPDVATSKAYEDEEDGACSNDLSWIVQKKINSQDGLPVDCVVKKEKKDKKTMDSTQNLTTEVVIKTGKKAGIPPRRVKQEKAFEIPQLNDEFISSKDLENHLLWEKSVKCRAVLEALASNLKEPTRRRKPQLTKTQVWPFVGNSTVKRIISGEKVSKEPYDPLAKVEAEKLQKVLDFINSDLEAKEPGVGDESAGFFLKLLIPRDDWPTKDYGWLNDSHIAAAMLMFHRRSRQEQSPYSSSRIAFLSHWFVNSWVNDYKSWDQNTELSEMYTKAFNGEHPADFVTGNKWIADVDDLFLCHHVNGDHWVALRIELLKGKTHVYDSICTHVSDKEMKEACRPFMRMIPALLNKMVPAKTRTKSGKQFGYIRHKKIPQNENPGDCGVYSLMYIECLALGRNFDGLNDQIITQLRLKLAGDIYEEVTKTAE; encoded by the exons TCAACT GTACGGTTTCTTCTTCGGATATAAGAAAGTATCCTCGTCGTTTGTATGAGGTTGGGAAAACCCCAGTTCAGAGTAGGAGCATGAACCATAGTTGTTATCTCTCCAACATTCAAACCGTGAGAGAAGAACTTGGGGAAGATGTTTGGTCTGAGTTGAGGGAATCAGCTATTGGAGTTATTGTGAAGCTGAAAGAGCTGCCTTATATTTGGTCTGCGAAAGTTGTTCACCATTTTCTTGCCAATCAATTGGCAATTGAGAGCAGTCATGAGATTTGGTCTTTGATAGATGATTCTATGCCATTGCGTTTCTCTTTGTATGAGTTTGGAGAGATTACAGGTCTGAATTGTGATCCTTTCGACAAGCATGACGTTTGGGATGTTGACCATCAAGAGTTTTGGCTGGAGATGAACGTTCCGACATCAGATGGACCTACATTGCTAGAGTTGCAAGCCATATTGCCGATTTGCAGAAACTGGCCTCGAGAGAAGCGAGTGATGATTGGTTTGCTGTGTCTGCTATCCATTGGCATATTTGGCATTTCAAGCAACAGCAGAATTCCTTTGCATTGTGCTAAAAGGGTGATGGACACTGCAGCTTTCCAGCGATATCCATGGGGCCGTATTGGATTTAGCAGCCTTGTCGATTCCATTAAAGTACTCACATATGAAGCAGAGAAGAGTTACACACTTCACGGCTGTGTTCATGTGCTGTTAATATGGGTTTATGAGTCTGTCCCTGGTTTAGGAGAAATATATGGGAATCGGATTGATGGAGCTGATGTTCCTCTTCTGTCATGGAAGGGATCTCGTACGCGTATAAATTTCTCAGATTTTTGTGCCcaagaaaagagaaaatatcCAAAG GTTCGTGTGAGGCATATGATTATGAAGCCAGTGGAGGATATATATCCGAAGTGGGACAATGATAAAATCTATACTGATCTGGACAACATGATAAAAGACATCCTTAATGGTCAGCTAAATGAGAAGTTTTGGGATGCAGTGCCCACTACCAAATGCCAGAAGAGAAAAAATGGTGTTGCCGCATCTGTTGTTCCAAACCAGAGGCCTTCTACTATGCGAAGAAAAGACAAAGAACCTGCTGATGGAAGTGAAGCATCTGATATA GCTGCAGCTCACAACGTTGCCATAAGTGGGTTAGCTGAGTTGGTTAAAATCCTCACTGCGAAAATGGAAGGCATCGATGATAGTGTAGCTGATAAGGTTACTAAAGCATTAGATGCTACTATTGACTCTAAGGTGAAAGCAAGAGTGCGAGCATATGAGTCTGACTTACGGAATCAGATTGCAAAATTGGAGGCACAAATAAATGATAGTAAAAACAACGCTGATGTGAACATTGCTCCTGATGTCGCCACCTCCAAAGCgtatgaggatgaggaagatggtGCTTGTAGCAATGACTTG TCATGGATTGTTCAAAAGAAGATCAATTCACAAGATGGACTGCCagttgattgtgttgtgaagaaggagaaaaaagataagaagacgATGGATAGCACACAGAATCTTACGACTGAAGTGGTGATAAAGACTGGGAAGAAAGCTGGAATTCCACCAAGAAGAGTTAAGCAAGAGAAGGCCTTCGAGATCCCACAGCTAAATGATGAATTCATATCTTCAAAAGATTTGGAAAATCATCTACTGTGGGAGAAGAGTGTAAAATGTAGGGCGGTGTTGGAAGCACTTGCTTCAAATTTGAAGGAGCCTACACGCAGACGCAAGCCTCAGTTGACAAAGACTCAAGTTTGGCCGTTTGTTGGAAATTCAACAGTGAAGCGTATTATAAGTGGTGAGAAAGTCTCCAAGGAACCTTATGACCCATTAGCTAAGGTGGAGGCAGAGAAACTGCAGAAAGTTTTGGACTTCATCAACTCTGATTT GGAAGCAAAGGAGCCTGGTGTTGGAGATGAAAGTGCTGGATTTTtcttgaagttattgatacctAGGGATGATTGGCCAACAAAAGACTACGGCTGGTTGAATGACTCC CACATTGCAGCAGCAATGCTTATGTTTCACAGACGGTCCAGGCAAGAACAGTCTCCATATTCCTCTTCTCGAATTGCATTTCTGTCTCACTGGTTTGTGAACTCATGGGTGAACGACTACAAGAGCTGGGACCAGAACACTGAGTTGTCAGAAATGTACACCAAGGCTTTTAATGGAGAACACCCGGCTGATTTTGTCACAGGTAATAAGTGGATTGCAGACGTCGACGATCTTTTCCTCTGCCACCATGTTAATGGAGATCACTGGGTTGCTCTACGCATCGAGCTGCTTAAGGGGAAAACTCATGTCTATGATAGTATTTGCACACATGTGAGTGATAAGGAGATGAAAGAGGCATGCCGGCCTTTCATGAGAATGATACCAGCATTGCTTAACAAGATGGTGCCTGCTAAAACGAGAACGAAAAGTGGAAAGCAGTTCGGTTATATTAGGCACAAGAAGATCCCCCAAAATGAGAACCCGGGAGATTGCGGTGTGTACTCTTTGATGTACATTGAATGTCTAGCTCTTGGACGTAACTTTGATGGCTTGAATGATCAGATTATAACACAATTGCGCTTGAAGTTGGCAGGAGATATTTATGAGGAGGTGACTAAGACAGCCGAATAG